The following proteins are co-located in the Manihot esculenta cultivar AM560-2 chromosome 9, M.esculenta_v8, whole genome shotgun sequence genome:
- the LOC110623433 gene encoding alpha carbonic anhydrase 1, chloroplastic — translation MSPRISFFILALTLFLAVASSDIATPAKGPPAPFAYYGPRGAPRWGRLSPQYSACSKGKIQSPININRNETVHNKNLKPLIREYKPANATLVTSVCNIGVQYEGDCGVLTMDSKNYTLKKMHWHSPSEHRINGVRYPLELHLVHMGENTAYSVVAILYQYGSPDPFIAKLKDSLDKLTNEVKAGEQDAHIPLGILDTKLVGKRTRKYYRYMGSFTTPPCTENVVWHILGKERTVTKEQVEALKAPLGIAYKVNERPLQPLNGRKVELYKEFRVPKP, via the exons ATGTCTCCTCGTATCTCCTTCTTCATTCTTGCTTTGACATTGTTTCTTGCTGTCGCTTCTTCAGATATCGCCACTCCTGCAAAAG GTCCACCAGCTCCATTCGCTTACTATGGACCCAGAGGAGCTCCCAGATGGGGAAGATTGAGTCCACAGTACTCAGCTTGCTCAAAAGGGAAGATTCAGTCTCCTATAAATATCAACAGGAATGAAACTGttcataataaaaatttgaagcCCTTGATCAGAGAATACAAACCTGCAAATGCTACTCTCGTCACTAGTGTCTGCAATATTGGG GTGCAGTATGAGGGAGACTGTGGAGTGTTAACAATGGATTCTAAAAATTACACCCTCAAGAAAATGCACTGGCATTCTCCTTCTGAGCATCGTATTAATGGAGTTCG GTATCCCCTGGAGCTTCACCTAGTCCATATGGGAGAAAACACCGCCTACTCTGTTGTTGCAATCCTCTACCAATATGGCAGTCCTGATCCTTTCATTGCAAAg CTCAAGGACAGTTTGGACAAGCTCACCAACGAGGTTAAAGCAGGTGAACAAGACGCTCACATCCCCTTAGGAATCCTAGACACTAAGCTTGTAGGGAAAAGAACTCGCAAATATTACAGATACATGGGTTCTTTTACAACTCCTCCATGCACTGAGAATGTGGTCTGGCACATCCTTGGCAAG GAGAGAACAGTAACGAAGGAGCAGGTTGAAGCTCTAAAAGCTCCATTGGGTATAGCTTACAAGGTAAATGAAAGACCTCTACAGCCCCTTAATGGAAGAAAGGTTGAGCTTTACAAAGAATTTCGGGTGCCAAAACCATAA